Part of the Oncorhynchus nerka isolate Pitt River linkage group LG14, Oner_Uvic_2.0, whole genome shotgun sequence genome is shown below.
cagagagagacagacagagagagagagtctctctctcacacgtcaCCTGAGTGTTGGCAGAGGGGTTGTTGTCAGTGATGAACTTGGGGAGGATCAGGAGGGCCACAGTGGAAGCCCCGCACCACAGGAAACACAACCACTTCAACGTGGGGCGCTCTGGGGGAAGAGACACATGGATAACTGGGCAGAGCTGTTAGCattgtctatagggaacacatcTAGCATATTAGTGAGTACACAGACTGGAGTACACCATAGCACACCAACTACAATACAAGGAACAACGCTGATTACTTTTAGATGAGTTGTTCTTTATCTTGTAGTAGAGGAACTGGGAGATGAGCAGGAGATCAGTGAAGATGTAGAACACTACCGTCACaatctgagagagagaagagagaaaagatagGATTTTGACGACAGTGGCACCCTCTGCAGGTAGGAATAGGTAAGGGtcaggcataggtaagggtcaggtataggtaagggtcagggaaaggcataggtaaggctcagggaaaggcataggtaaggctcagggaaaggcataggtaagggtcagggaaaggcataggtaagggtcagggaaaggcataggtaagggtcagggaaaggcataggtaagggtcagggaaaggcataggtaagggtcagggaaaggcataggtaagggtcagggaaaggcatgggtaagggtcagggaaaggcatgggtaagggtcagggaaaagcatgggtaagggtcagggaaaggcatgggtaagggtcagggaaaggcataggtaagggaaaagtataggtaagggtcagggaaaggcataggtaagggtcagggaaaggcataggtaagggtcagggaaaggctaGGTAAGGGTCAGGTaaaggtaagggtcagggaaaggcataggtaagggtcaggtaaaggtaagggtcagggaaaggcataggtaagggtcagggaaaggcataggtaagggtcagggaaaggcataggtaagggaaaggcataggtcagggaaaggcataggtcaGGGAAgggcataggtaagggtcagggaagggcataggtaagggtcagggaaaggcataggtaagggtcaggtaAAGGTAAGGgccagggaaaggcataggtcaGGCAtaggtcagggaaaggcataggtaagggtcaggtaaaggcataggtaagggtcaggtaaaggcataggtaagggtcagggaagggcataggtaagggtcaggtaAAGGTAAGGGTCAGGTAaaggtcagggaaaggcataggtaagggtcaggtaaaggcataggtaagggtcagggaaaggcataggtaagggtcagggaaaggcataggtaagggtcagggaaaggcataggtaagggtcagggaaaggcataggtaagggtcagggaaaggcataggtagggaaaggcataggtcagggaaaggcatgggtaagggtcagggaaaggcatgggtaagggtcagggaaaagcatgggtaagggtcagggaaaggcataggtaagggtcagggaaaggcataggtaagggtcagggaaaggcagggaaaggcataggtaagggtcagggaaatGCATAGGTCATAGGTatagggtcagggaaaggcataggtaagggtcagggaagggtcaggcataggtaagggtcagggaaaggcataggtaagggtcagggaaaggcataggtaagggtcagggaaaggcataggtaagggtcagggaagggcataggtaagggtcagggaaaggcataggtaagggtcagggaaaggcataggtaagggtcagggaaatgcataggtcagggtcagggaaaggcataggtaagggtcagggaaaggcataggtaagggtcaggcatatgtaagggtcagggaaaggcataggtaagggtcaggcatatgtataggtaagggtcaggcatatgtataggtaagggtcagggaaaggcataggtaagggtcagggaaaggtataggtaagggtcagggaaagggaaaggcaagggtcagggaaagggaaaggcaagggtcagggaaaggcataggtaagggaaatgtataggtaagggtcagggaaaggcataggtaagggtcagggaaaggcataggcaagggtcagggaaaggcaagggtcagggaaaggcataggtaagggaaaggcataggtaagggaaaggcataggtaagggaaaggcataggtaagggaaaggcataggtaagggaaATGCATAGGtaagggaaaggcataggtaagggaaaggcataggtaaaggtcagggaaaggcataggtcagggaaaggcatagggGTCAGGGAAatgcataggtaagggtcagggaaaggcataggtaagggtcagggaaaggcataggtaagggtcagggaaaggttAAGGAAAACATGCCATTGGGATACAATGTACCTAACTAACTCCATTCACAAACCAGACGAAACAAAATGCTGAATGTTTTATAAAATATGCTTCAATGCAGCTGTGATACAGTGCATCATgtctgggcagagagagagagagctatggtaatgcctcttatagatacctggatgggcagagagagagagagctatggtaatgcctcttatagatacctggatgggcagagagagagagagagctatggtaatgcctcttatagatacctggatgggcagagagagagagtgctatggtaatgcctcttatagatacctggatgggcagagagagagtgctatggtaatgcctctgatagatacctggatgggcagagagagagagagctatggtaatgcctcttatagatacctggatgggcagagagagagtgctatggtaatgcctctgatagatacctggatgggcagagagtgctatggtaatgcctctgatagatacctggatgggcagagagagagagatagatacctggatgggcagagagagtgctatggtaatgcctcttatagatacctggatgggcagagagagagagtgctatggtaatgcctctgatagatacctggatgggcagagagagtgCTATGGTAATGCCTCTGATAGATACTGGATGGTAATGCCTCTGatagatacctggatgggcagagagagttatagataccTGTAATGCCTCTGatagatacctggatgggcagagagagagagagagtgctatggtaatgcctctgatagatacctggatgggcagagagagagagtgctatggtaatgcctctgatagatacctggatgggcagagagagagagagagtgctatggtaatgcctctgatagatacctggatgggcagagagagagagagtgctatggtAATGCCTCTGATAGATACCTCTGatagatacctggatgggcagagagagagtgctatggtaatgcctctgatagatacctggatgggcagagagagagtgctatggtaatgcctcttatagatacctggatgggcagagagagagtgctatggtaatgcctctgatagatacctggatgggcagagagagagtgctatggtaatgcctctgatagatacctggatgggcagagagagagtgctatggtaatgcctctgatagatacctggatgggcagagagagagtgctatggtAATGCTATGGTAATGCTCTGatagatacctggatgggcagagagagagtgctatggtaatgcctctgatagatacctggatgggcagagagagagtgctatggtaatgcctctgatagatacctggatgggcagagagagagtgctatggtaatgcctctgatagatacctggatgggcagagagagagagagagtgctatggtaatgcctctgatagatacctggatgggcagagagagagtgctatggtaatgcctctgatagatacctggatgggcagagagagagagtgctatggtaatgcctctgatagatacctggatgggcagagagagagtgctatggtaatgcctctgatagatacctggatgggcagagagagagtgctatggtaatgcctctgatagatacctggatgggcagagagagagtgctatggtaatgcctcttatagatacctggatgggcagagagagagtgctcttatagatacctggatgggcagagagagagtgctatggtaatgcctctgatagatacctggatgggcagagagagagtgctatggtaatgcctctgatagatacctggatgggcagagagagagtgctatggtAATGCCTCTGATAGATACCTGATGGGCAGATACCTgatacctggatgggcagagagagagtgatacctGGATGGTAATGCCTCTGatagatacctggatgggcagagagagagtgctatggtaatgcctcttatagatacctggatgggcagagagagagtactatggtaatgcctcttatagatacctggatgggcagagagagagtgctatggtaatgcctctgatagatacctggatgggcaatgctatggtaatgcctctgatagatacctggatgggcagagagagagagagtgctatggtaatgcctcttatagatacctggatgggcagagagagagagagtgctatggtaatgcctctgatagatacctggatgggcagagagtgttatggtaatgcctcttatagataccgggttgggcagagagagagagagtgctatggcAATGCCTGTTGATAGATACATGTCTGGGCAGAGAGTGCTATGGTAATGCCTCTGCCCATATTCATACAAGAACAAGTTGTGCCTGTTGatagatacctggatgggcagCTGGCTGGTCAGGACGCAGCCTATTAGACTGCTGAGGTCCCCACTGAAGAGGAAGAGCAGAAAGCCAAACGACATGGCCTCCTCCACTTTACCATTACGATAAGCCTCATAGACTTGCctggggggaggagagaacagatacaatggggggaggagagaacagatacaatggggggaggagagaacagatacaatggggggaggagagaacagatacaatggggggaggagagaatgGGGGAAGAAAAAGAAGAGACTGGTGTGACGTAAACAGATACTTAGATGTCTCTCAGAACCTGATAAACTGTCTACGGTAATAAATCATTCGTGGGCTAtaaggtggcgcacaattggcccagtgtcgtccgggtttggccgttgttggccgtcattggaaataagaatttgatcttaactgacgtgcctagttaaacaaaggttcaatttaaaatgGTAAAATCTGTCATGCGTATCATCACAACACCAAATGCCAGATACATTTGAGACTGCAGCTGTTGATCACAATATCTGTGATCAGTTATTTTTGTTTGTATTATAAATACAAGACTACTTCCCCCTTAAAGAGAACGCATTCCTAACGCAGTGGTGAACAACTTACGGTAGAGTAGACAGCAAGAAACAGAACATTGAAACTTACggtagagtagacagcaggaaaCAGAACATTGAAACTTACGGTAGAGTAGACAGCAAGAAACAGAACATTGAAACTTACGGTAGAGTAGACAGCAAGAAACAGAACATTGAAATCAGCCCGATGACTACGCTCCAGTATTCCCACACATTCTCCACGCATTCCTCAAACAGGTAGAGGATCCAGGGCGTCCCGTTAGCGCACAGTGGCCGAACCAGCACGGGGGAAGTCAGGTTAGCGGCCACGTCCGCAGTCCTCCCCGGGAAGCGGGGCATGGGGGCGACTATGTCCGTCCCACCGTCAGTCCCTCTGCCTCCGTGGAAGAATCCGAGCGCGATGATGTGAAAGTGTTCGTTTGTTGATACCAAACACTGACCGCCCTCGAGCCCACCACACCTAGGCTACAGGTTGGCAAACGAGCGTGTGGCGATGTCATTGGATGAGTCTGCAAGATAATATACACATGGTCATTGACATAATTACGAATTGGCTGGGGCAATTTGGGCAATTTGGAAGAGTGGTGTCGGGTGGGGAAAGAAATACAATCATTGTTACTGTGCTTTTGGTTTCAGCAACAACATGCACGCACCAGACAACTCTGATACAACGTTGATGCTTTCTCCATTTAACAAAACATTTGCATATTGGTAATAACCTTTTGTTGGGGTCGCATAGGTCTACAATGCTGCAATTTGATCGTCTTATAGACCAGAAGCTATTCATTGATGTGGCTATCGCTTCTCATCAAATGGTTGGACCAGCCATAACAGGCACAGACCAACCAACGTTGTCAACCAATCAAATGCAGCTCATAAACTCTCACCGGATGCGTTGATTTCTCGACCTTCGTGTTACTGTGCGACGGCTCTCCATCTCAACTCGGCTGCCGTTATGTTTTGATTGAGCGATATATTCCGCTAAACTATTTAATTTCCCATAATTTTATTATATTGTAAACGATCAATTATTCTCGCCCACTCCTGTCCTCCGAAATGGCATCAAATGACATTTTTTCACTTCCGCATTTTCTGGAAAAAGCGCAGAACTGAGAAGCACAAGGATAAGGACGTAGCACCATCTGCTGGGTGTTATGCCGCGGTGTGATACATCTAGTCAAATAGAATTGTATTATTTTGTCACATGcattgaatacaactggtgtagactaacgtGAAATGCTCCCTTACGAGCCcttcaacaatgcagagtttaaaaATAAAACAGTAACACAAGAGgagtaaaatacacaagaatcGGGTGATTCTGCAACTACGGGCACTTCCATGTCCTCGGGTCAATTTTGGGGATTTTATAAAAAATGAAGCAAATACAAATATTTGTATGTTAAGTTCATACTGGAATCACCCCATACGTCTTTAAACACCTCTCTATCAAGTATTTGAGCTACTTTTCAGATGCATTTTATACCCCCATTTCACTATTTTTTCCCTTGTCCCTGTCCCCGACCCAGACTTTTAAGGTTCTACTATTTATTTTCTATTAGAAAACATTAATAGTTACACATTATATAATGTTATGTACTACAGAAAGAATCAATTAAATAAAATCTACATCAATATTTATTGTGAGTATTCCCTTTTCTATGTTTTTATTAACACAAAATATACCTGTCCTTTGGGAGGGGTGTCATTTCCGCCACTGAAGACAAATTCCTCATTAATAAAGTTTTTTTTCAAGAGAATGTTAATTTAGTTACCATGGAAACATATTGTGACACTGACACACATGGCAACAGTGGACAGTTGTTCCAGATGTGATGTCCAGAAGTTTACAAAAAATCAAGGTAAATATTGCTTTGTGTAGAGAATATTATAATTGTCAGTCATTTCCAAACAAGCTATAATTTCTTTATTTTATGGTAGAACTTtagaatttaaaaatatatatatattttatgtatTTAGTGTAAACGATATGCTAGCTGTAATACTAATCAAAGCATGCTAAGCTGTCTGTCAATTTTCTCCAGAACCTGTAGAAATGTAATTTCCATCACAGTCATTTCTATCACAAACTTAAGTGTGGTGGAAATGACAGAAAGTGGTGGTAATGACACAAATCCATTATCTTATTCGTTTGTACTTtactttaaaacattttttaaatttacttTAGGCGTATTTAATCATGTTTTAAATGAATTGAAACTATAAAATGCTCCAAGGTGTGACTTCCAACGATGTCgtatttgtctttattttttagAAGATGCCACATAAAACAGCACAGAGTTCACAGACATATAGAAACCAAATAAAAAAGTATCCTATATGATACCAGGAACATCTGcaaaaagacagggagagacactggaagagaaaggagaagggAAATGTGAAATCTATCTCTGAGCTTACACAGCGAGAACAAAGAAACTAGAGATGTGAATGGAAATGTAACCAACGGAAAAGAAGACAGACTTTAAAGAGAACAGTTGCTATGGAGACCTACCTatcaggcaacacaccacctcagtcaccagatgacttgcagccagaacatgagacctacctatcaggcaacacaccccctcagtcaccagatgacttgcagccagaacatgagaccaacctatcaggcaacacaccacctcagtcaccagatgacttgcagccagaacatgagacctacctatcaggcaacacaccacctcagtcaccagatgacttgcagccagaacatgagacctacctatcaggcaacacaccacctcagtcaccagatgacctgcagccagaacatgatacctacctatcaggcaacacaccccctcagtcaccagatgaccAACAGCCAGAACATGAGACCAACCTATCCagcaacacaccacctcagtcaccagatgacttgcagccagaacatgagacCAAACTATCAGGCAACACACCccctcagtcaccagatgaccAACAGCCAGAACATGAGACCTACCAACACACCCCCTCAGTCACCAGATCAGGCAACACACCccctcagtcaccagatgaccTGCAGCCAGAACACGAGACCTACCTATCAGGCAACACACCccctcagtcaccagatgacttgcagccagaacatgagacctacctatcaggcaacacaccacctcagtcaccagatgacctgcagccagaacatgagacctacctatcaggcaacacaccccctcagtcaccagatgaccAACAGCCAGAACATGAGACCAACCTATCCagcaacacaccacctcagtcaccagatgacttgcagccagaacatgagacCAAACTATCAGGCAACACACCccctcagtcaccagatgaccaacagccagaacatgagaccaacctatcaggcaacacaccccctcagtcaccagatgaccTGCAGCCAGAACACGAGACCTACCTATCAGGCAACACACCccctcagtcaccagatgacttgcagccagaacatgagacctacctatcaggcaacacaccccctcagtcaccagatgaccaacagccagaacatgagacctacctatcaggcaacacaccccctcagtcaccagatgacttgcagccagaacatgagacctacctatcaggcaacacaccccctcagtcaccagatgacttgcagccagaacatgagacctacctatcaggcaacacaccccctcagtcaccagatgacctgcagccagaacatgaggcctacctatcaggcaacacaccacctcagtcaccagatgacttgcagccagaacatgagacCAACCTATCAGGCAACACACCCCCTCATTCACCAGATgacttgcagccagaacatgagaccagcctatcaggcaacacaccccctcagtcaccagatgacttgcagccagaacatgagacctacctatcaggcaacacaccccctcagtcaccagatgaccTGCAGCCAGAATATGAGGCCTACCTATCAGGCAACACACCccctcagtcaccagatgacctgcagccagaacatgagacctacctatcaggcaacacaccccctcagtcaccagatgacttgcagcca
Proteins encoded:
- the LOC115126104 gene encoding lysosomal amino acid transporter 1 homolog, with translation MPRFPGRTADVAANLTSPVLVRPLCANGTPWILYLFEECVENVWEYWSVVIGLISMFCFLLSTLPQVYEAYRNGKVEEAMSFGFLLFLFSGDLSSLIGCVLTSQLPIQIVTVVFYIFTDLLLISQFLYYKIKNNSSKKRPTLKWLCFLWCGASTVALLILPKFITDNNPSANTQSASNSVEISGYACGYLASIFYLSSRFPQLYKNFKRQSTEGTSYMLFALAMMGNGTYGLSVIVVLPALAGSKQTFILKHLAWLIGSLGVLLLDFFVTAQFIIYRKNHSAKTSKKMNVPEVEPLLCEEEELSTF